Genomic window (Aethina tumida isolate Nest 87 chromosome 4, icAetTumi1.1, whole genome shotgun sequence):
tatcaaatattttattttttccatctttatgaaatacacatttattttacagtaaaaatataagaattttttacatatttttagaataataatattaataatttatggtcATATTACACTTATAGAAAGTTTAAATCATAAGGAAAAAAAAGTTCAGTGTCATGAAACAAtgtggtattaaatttacaaaatagtgCTTAGATTCTAgtgaaatataacaaattatttgtgaaaaaacttcttaaattgaTCAACAAAGGTAGGGTTTAAACAAACAGTAAAAAACCACCTCGTTTCAACAGTTTCAACGTGTAAAACGCATTAAGATTTCTTTAGTGGTTTGACACTATTACACGATATTAAAGTAaacatctataaataaaattaattttgttttatttaatgtacttTGTTAACGACAGAATCTTTTGTAATTATAGGAAAACTATTCGTTGATaattatcgattatttacttttgcaaAAATTGTCATGTGTTGACATCACAGCCCCAAAAGTCAAACTACAAGTTTACACTGACAATAagatattgattaataattgataaaagctTTTATGCAACTTACGGTTTTCCTTTTGATAAttctcttatttttaatttttaatagttctcGAGCGTTGATTTGTGACTGAACCTAAAATATGTGAAGACTGAATTCTCTCTATTCgaatcgaaattaatttttttgtatttgtccCTGCAAGTGTAAGTAAAAGAGTAAATATGTTCATGAGAGTTAGAGAAGGAGGAAAAGAATTGTACCTGATAAGTAAGCTGTGCATTTTATAATGAGCGGCGatattcaattgtttttcCTAGAATCGCTGTTTTAGGCAGGAGAAGGGGACAAGTTGcgatttttgatatttgtgaAACGTTTCAATAAGATTCGCGGTGACAAATTTATGACTGAAGGTTAGGTAAGGTTATGTTTgacatatttatgaaatattttattttattttattttatttcgtatttatgaattacaatattttactgtaaaaatataGGAAATTCTTACATATTTTGAGAATAATTAAGGTTGTATTACATTTGTGGAAAGTTCAAATTatgagaataaaataaaatagtctaGCTAATTTTggctttaaatttacaaaatagtgcttataatacttaatatcaatttaataaatcaattaaatattattaaattaaagttgccattatactaaaaatttaataaataaattaaaattattctttgataattatctatgatttactttttcaaaaattgttatatgaCAGTTAATCTGTGATCtctccaaaaaataaattaaattgttaattcaaattactattgtttttaataataaacttcgttgattataaaattatactattacttattttttaacttaattattctctatttgataaatattaaaaccattTGGGTGTTCTTCACagttatgaacaaaatttaggttttaattttcttcatatttatgaattatacaattttacagCAAAAATATaggattttattacatattttagaaattataagaataaaataaaatgttaacaaatCTCTTCtttgaagtaattttaaatcaaattcaatGTTTGAAACCCAATCCTGcataaacaaaatcattttaaaaagcaaTATGCAACGtaaacattcattttattttagaaacagtTATATTGgtacataaattattgattaataaaatactgatGAAATGAGTGATtgtatatatcaaaaattggtTATTAAAATGACTGTGTTTTATGAACATCctgatttcaaaattgatCTCCTTTTGGTGGCGCATTCGTTCAACTCATTCAGTGAATGCTCAAATTTAACCCGATCAAAGTTTGTAAACCAGATGAGCAGTTGGATGAAATTACAGCAACCACAGTTTAAGTTCAGTGTCATAAAAATGTGTGGTTGCTCTGGCTAATTTTggcattaaatttacaaatagtaCTTAGGTACTAGTGAAATATAAGAGAAGAAAAATAATGACTGGTGAGAGAGCCAGTCCTTTTATCACCTCAAGAgtcttttatgtttaaattaatgttaacatTACAATTATAGATTAGATATTTCTTATGTCGTGTAAAGAAATTTCGTTAGAATTGCTAAAAGTTATTGCACAATGTTAAAGGTTTGGCATGCACCAAAACTAGTAGTGCAGATattgcaaaataaattagtcttCATCATAATCTTGCACTCTCTTATTACTGACAATAAGCTTGTACAAAAAATTGGAGGATCACGATTTAAAACTTGTATGGCATGCActtggaaaattataaatatatgtacacCAGGATTAGTAATAAAAGCTTTtggacaaaaacaaaaacaatcccttcaattgaaaataacgttagaaaaataaatcgtGGTGTTCTTTCGACAGGGGGGCGTCCACAAGCTTATTTATACCTCCTCAATAATCTCCCAAGCAGTTTGGTCTCAAAAATCCCACAAGAATCACATCAGAgtatatatacaaaacaattaaataaattagagaaGAATGAACGAACAAACAGTCATGCTCCAATAACTGATACACTAATTAACTCAGGAACTCCGTCATGTCGTGATCGTTATGTACTAAAATTGATGTAGttatatagatataaattagtatttatgaGCAATCACaattattgacaaattttaccattaaatttacaaaagagTAATGAAATATTAGGTAAATATTAGGATAGAAAGTAATAACCGAAGAAACCTTAAAGTATTGTATTGTACACGTTGAAACTTTCGACGTGTTTTTTTAGTGTATGATTAGACCTTCCCCTTGTAGACCAATTTAAGAAGTCGTCCCAAAACACGAATCAATATCCCTTCGCCTAAAtacaaacttaaatatttatccgtCGACCGCAACTTTTCACATTAAGTTGCTGTCGTTTGATTTCAGTCCCCTTTTTTTCGttgccatttaaatttattattgagaaAATCGTTAATAAACACGGTTATTGTCAAGACTTTTGTCCATTCCGTGCACAAACCATCGATCCGGTGTCGATAACCCGGGTAAGggcgataaaattttaaactctttTGAACAATTGATCGTCCTTTCTAACAGGTGTTATCCTCCACAAacgattttttcttttgtagaATTTCTTACGTCCATTCCGCGAACATCACATCGACCCCACGTCGATCACCCGCCACGACTTCATCGAAACCAACGGCGACAACTTCATGGTCACGATCCCGTTCCTGGCCCGGATGGTGTGGGACTTCATCACCCTGTCGGAGGAGGACGTCCAGAAGAAGTTCACGTGGAACTGTTACGTGTTCCTGCTGGCCATATTCGTCGCCATGACTAACCAGGTACTGATCACCTCGCAACGTCAGCAGTTTTCACCAACTTCACCGTTTCAGATCCACAAATGGTCGCACACCTACTTCGGACTGCCGGCCTGGGTGGTGTTCCTGCAGGAGCACCACGTGATCCTGCCCAGGAGGCACCACCGCATTCATCACGTGGCACCGCACGAGACCTACTTCTGCATCACGACCGGCTGGCTGAACTGGCCGTTGGAGAAGCTGCACTTCTGGTCGGCGTTGGAGGTGATCATACAGGCGCTCACCGGTCTGAAGCCGCGGGACGACGACCTCAAGTGGGCCAAAAAGGGGACATGATAGTTTTGGCGGGACTCTGTTTGTGGTGCAGAGCACACACGTTTGATGCAGActgtatttactttattttatacaaatgcgGTGGTAATGAATGTTTTACTATTCCTGCATACTTTATTCTCTCAGGACGCGTCTAGTCGAAAATAAAGGTGAATTTTACCAAAGCCACAATTCCAGCACTCATTTTACATAAACTGATTGCCAAATGATAGTTTAATTTGTACATCGACGACGAGTAATCAAGGGTGGCGGACACTTTTACGAGACTTTTGtacatacaaattaataaatgcattCCGTCTTGTATTAATCTTCATTTTGATTTTGTGTTCAAAAACGTGTAACAAATTCTTTTGTGAAAGTCTCTGCAGATCCTACAATATTAACACAAAGTGCACATACAAATTTAAGACCCGTTTGTGTCATTTAATgttgcaataaatttataacaacaaCCATTtagttacttatttattttactgcaATCACAATTAATGGTTCTGATATAAAACCATAGAACCAAGCGTTTCTAAAGGTGCCTATAAATCATTAAGTATGCTaaagcaaataatttatattgttataatcaAATCCGatgtttgtattaattttaaaactactaaatttaaacatatcgATAATTAACtgtgtgattttaaaattaatataaaatgtgactTAGGGACCACAGGACATTCGTCCGAAAATAACTGTATAGATTTAGTctgttgattatttatatttcatagatgATTATTAAACAGCTTCAACAAAATGAAATcaaattgtcatttaattgTGTTCATATGATAGTGAGAGATGAGCTGTTTAATAAGGAGCTAACGCGacgcttttaataaattataagacacaagataatttataaatagataaaacgCACTTCCATTTAAATGTGTCGTCGTGAACGTGAAGTACCAATAATTCTTATTAGTGATTAGTACCACAACCACGCTTACTGTAAGTTATTGCTATGGAGCTTTTGTTGAGATATTAAAAGATTgtatataatgataattatatttgtaatgacTGGAAACAGACGAAGTTATGTATGttgtttagttattaaaaataaatcgctTGCATTTACAacgtgtttttatttttaaattcaaaggtTTTTGAATGaagtagtattttaaatatttacaactataaacaaataataaacattttaaataatcacttCAAAGTcactatatttttagttaatgcGTATATTTGAACTTTGAGCCTtaaagtacattttttaagacattaaaaaaatcaggTTTTTATTTGTCCAATTTAAACAAAGCcatgattattataaatacagtaAAGGTCATTTATATAGCTTTTCAAAACGTTAAATCTGttctaaaaactaatattaatagaattaattgttttagtatatccctgtacataaatcagtctaagggCCTTACACCAGAAAAATTAAAGCATCTCCCTGTAGGATATGTAACATAAACAGAAACatcattttttagaaattaaatttatacttatcAATAAAAACTGCTTGTCCCcactgttctgtggtccagtgaTCCTAAGATACTCAAAATTGGGCTCtcatatttttagtagaagTAGAATTTAGTTTTTCTTGTAGCTCTGGGGTTAAAAGAATCCCCATTGACCATCTCTTTCTTGTTTTACTTGCATTTGACTCtgctaaattacattttttcttgtaggtcCACTAAATGTGATtctaagcaagtcaaaattgggttttcatatttttagtagaagGAGAATTTAGTTTTTCTTATATCTCTGGGGTCAAAAGAACCCACTAATCATGTAGTCATAGTCCTTAAGCTAATTTCGGAAAGTTCTTCCAAGTTgggtttaatttcagttgttgATAAGATTTCTTTCTATCAAGTTTCTCGAATACAGACAAGTTCTTAGTAGTACCACTTGGCCAGTTgggtttaatttcagttgatgaTAAGATGTCTTTCTATCAAGTTTCTCGAACACGGACAAGTTTTTATAGTACCCCTTAGCCAgctattctaaatttttagcTTACCTTTTaccatctcttcttgtttaACTTCGACTTGACActgctgaattataatttttcatgtaGTTCTTATAGTTCACAGAGGACAAAATAAAccattactataattatgacttctactgtattttaatataagtttttaagtatatatttttttaataaataaaacaaccagtTCTTAATTGTcgatatatttgttaaataatatcttgcttaaagaatattttattacattggcCAACAATATGATAAACTATTtacactgaaaatatttaactccAGCTTGTACTGACTACAAAATGAATAGATTCTTGAAttcagtttcaaaatttgaaaaacgcAACACATTTACTCCGTATTTGAAAATCGTTACCTCAGTGCGTGTCCTAAAAACAAATCTTTCAGATATTGATActgaattattcaattaattaaatcagtcTATGTATGATAAATCTATGTATAAAAGTTGATTATGAGGCACTACCGCTAataatatacaacataatagATTGGTCAAACAAAAGTCCCCtctataaaacttaataacgAGTATTCATCTCATTTTATTTGTCGAATTTCGTACTAAAACAACTGCAAGACATTCGTTTAACAATCTATGATTATTATTCACACGAAAAAttcaaacttaataaaacattattaatagattttgtATCCATTCAGTATACAAATGTTGGTTACATTTATAACAAGAAAATACGTTTAAAAAACTGCAACAAGACTTAATATTCCTGAAAAAAGGACAATTCATGGACTGTATTTTAAGATGCATGGaatgatataaatatgaatcagGCAGGGTTGGCATTTTACATTGAACTGTTAAAGAAACCCTTCTTtgcaataatttcaaattaaatcggtcgaattcattgttttaaaaccCAACCCTGCATAAACaaagtcattttaaaaaagcAATATGTAACGtaaacattcattttattttagaaacatttatattggtacataaattatagtttaataaaatactgatGAAATGAGTGATtgtatatatcaaaaattggttattaaaatgaccgtgttttataaaactgaacatcctgatttcaaaattgatCCCCTTTTGGTGGCGCATTCGTTCAACTCATTCAGTGAATGCTCAAATTTAATCCGATCAAAATTTGCAAACCAGGTGAACAGTGGGATGAAATTACAGCAACCACAGTTTAAGTTCAGTGTCATAAAAATGTGTGGTTGCTCTGGCTAATTTTggcattaaatttacaaatagtaCTTAGGTACTAGTGAAATATAAGGGAAGAAAAATAATGACTGGTGAGAGAGCCAGTCCTTTTAGCACCTCAAGAgtcttttatgtttaaattaatgttaacatTACAATTATAGACTAGATATTTCTTATGTCGTGTAAAGAAATTCCGTTAGAATTGCTAAAAGTTATTACACAATGTTAAAGGTTTGGCATGCACCAAAACTAGTAGTGCAGATattgcaaaataaattagtcttCATCATAATCTTGCACTATCTTGTTACTGACAATAAGCTTGTACAAAAAATTGGAAGATCACGATTTAAAACTTGTATGGCATGCActtggaaaattataaatatatgtacacCAGGATTAGTAATAAAAGCTTTTGGACAAAAACGAAAACAATCccttcaattgaaaataacgttagaaaaataaatcgcGGTGTTCTTTCGACAGGGGGGGCGTCCACAAGCTTATTTATACCTCCTCAATAATCTCCCAAGCAGTTTGGTCTCGAAAATTCCACAAGAACCACATCAGAgtatatatacaaaacaattaaataaattagagaaGAATGAACGAACAAACAGACGTGCTCCAACCAATAAACCAATTAGCTCGGACTCTCCGTCATGTCGTGATCGTTCTTCGAAACAATCATCGGTTCCGATGGCAAAGCGCGGCTGGGCGACGGGCTGTCGACATTCCGGAACGTGAAACCCGGCGAGTCGGCACTGGACAGGGACTCCGGCGTTCCCACCGAACTCAACGAGCCCGGCAACGAGTTCGGCGTGGTGGTGAGCAGACCGCCGCGATCGGACGCCGAATAACTGTGCACCCGCTTCGCCCTCGGGCTCATGTGACAGTCCAGCAGCTTGTCGTCGTCCAACTTCCTCTTCGCGCTCAACGGACTCGGCCGCAGGACGGGCGAGGCGCTGCGCCTGATGAACGTCCTCGTCCGCGTCGGCGACTGATAGTTGGGCGATATGAGACGAGTTGGGGACGGCGAATTGCAGTGGAGACCGTGCGGCGGCAGGTTCACGTGCAACGGCACCATCTTGGCCATCTTCTGTTCGCCGTGCGTCTCGTTCATTATGCTCAGGTCCTCCCAGCTCTGGGATATCTGCATCGTGTGGTGCAGCTCCTTCTCGTGCGCCAGCTCCCGCGAATTGTTGAGATCGGCATGCTCCTCCTGTCTCAGCTGGTTGATCCGCGGCGTCAGGCGCAAATTCGATACCTGTGAACAAGaacatatgaaaaaatttgtcaataCATAAAAACTTGTGTTGAGATAATTGCATCAATCGTTATAAATCCATTACTTGAAAGGTTCGACAAACACATTATGAAACGTGTATTTAGGAAATgagactaataaaaatatggtcaAATTCATCATTAAATCATTAGAATTTgccataattataacaacttgttaaaataattaaaaatataacctttaatgtatttttatagcaattataacaaGACTAGaaatacttttctaatttattttgatacaaatttcattttaggtTTCACTAAACAACTGTTATTTTCAGTTAAgcaccaatttttaaat
Coding sequences:
- the LOC109605491 gene encoding plasmanylethanolamine desaturase; amino-acid sequence: MSLPLPLSCSSRVNQVLDNPLGATIGTNLLAPVKTEQEILENSMLEDDPNANCAGTTLPPENSGPRWGPQHKGAQELANLYSTGKRTQECICVAICLTLMAVNLVFIVFHIKLQNLSTIMVAAFCGIVTADFGSGFVHWAADTWGSIELPVIGKNFLRPFREHHIDPTSITRHDFIETNGDNFMVTIPFLARMVWDFITLSEEDVQKKFTWNCYVFLLAIFVAMTNQIHKWSHTYFGLPAWVVFLQEHHVILPRRHHRIHHVAPHETYFCITTGWLNWPLEKLHFWSALEVIIQALTGLKPRDDDLKWAKKGT
- the LOC109605492 gene encoding P2R1A-PPP2R2A-interacting phosphatase regulator 1, with protein sequence MSSINSQSVAMDVDTPANGPGTLKRCSSAPMINETNAIMTTANPSTSTARDPQPFNLFHNPGQPRTRRFSASFSPVPGSPVSNLRLTPRINQLRQEEHADLNNSRELAHEKELHHTMQISQSWEDLSIMNETHGEQKMAKMVPLHVNLPPHGLHCNSPSPTRLISPNYQSPTRTRTFIRRSASPVLRPSPLSAKRKLDDDKLLDCHMSPRAKRVHSYSASDRGGLLTTTPNSLPGSLSSVGTPESLSSADSPGFTFRNVDSPSPSRALPSEPMIVSKNDHDMTESPS